A segment of the Odoribacter splanchnicus DSM 20712 genome:
CGGAGTAGCGACACCCCGGAAGAGTTATGCAAAATTGTTCACTTTTTCGTTTACCCGCGAAAGGAATATAGCGAAGGCAGCCTCTAAAGCCATGGAAATGTTGCTGGAAGAAGTGAGGGAAAACGAAAAGTAGAAGAGGATATGATGAAGCGACGTTATATGATACCTTTACTGATCCTTGTTGTTTTAGGCATTGCCTATTGGGCAGGCCCCCGGCTACCTCGTACGGAATTGAATACGGACCTACCGGATCTACCGGTTGGAATCGACCGTATCAGTGAGTATGTGCAGGACAGGGAGGCTCGGTTACCGGTGAAGCCCGATAATCAGGGAATCATTTTATGGGGAGATTCGGTTGCTCAGCCTACAACCTACGTATTGCTTTATCTGCATGGATTTACGGCCAGCCGTTTCGAAGGCCAGCCGATCATATCCGATTTTGTAAAAGAATTTAGAGTGAATGCTTATCTTCCCCGGCTGGCGGCCCACGGCTTGCAAGGTACGGAGGCTATGCTCGGTATGACGCCGGCTAATCTTTACAATTCGGCTAAAGAAGCCTTGGTGATCGCTCACAAATTGGGGAAGAAAGTTATTATAATGGGGACATCCACCGGTTGTACGTTAGCTTTGATGTTAGCGGCCGATTTTCCCAGGCTGGTGGATGCCCTGATCTTATATTCACCGAATATTAAAATTAAAAATCCTATGGCCCCCTTGTTGAGCGGTCCCTGGGGATTACAGATCAGCCGGGCCGTACATGGAGGGAAATATGCCGTTTCGGATGATCCGGCAGATAGTGAAGATTGTAAATACTGGTATTGTAAATACCGCTTGGAAGCACAGGTTTATTTACAGCAACTGCTGGATATGAGAATGAACCGACGGGAATTCGAAAAAGTCTCTCAGCCTGTTTTTTTAGGTTATTATTACAAAGATTCCGATCATCAGGATGAGACGATAGAAGTTAAAGCGGCGTTGAACATGTTCGACGAATTAGGAACTCCTAAAGACGAGAAACGGGCCGTTGCTTTTCCGAATGCAGGCGTACACGTTATTGCCTGTGGTTTATCGTCGAAAGCTATTCCTGAAGTCAGACAACAAACTTTCGATTTTGCCCGTCAAGTTTTGGGTATGAAATAATTCTTCCAACACGTTTGTCAATAAATTATACAAGTATTGTCTGTTTTTTTGACAGATTTAAGGTGCTGTTTATTTGATAAATATCTGAATATAAATTTATTAGTTAAATTGGCATGTCGATTGTGGATCTAGGGTAAAATCCATATTCCTATGATCGATATTAAATTATTTGTACGCAACCTGATTCACAATAAGCTTTATTTTGCTATTACGGTTTTGGGATTTGCTATCGCATTGACTTTTGTACTGGTGTTGAGTGTTTATATTCGTCAGGAACTATCGGTAGACCAATTTCATCAAAATAAAGACCGGATTTATCGGGTGGTCGATGAAGAGGGATCGTATTGGGGGGCTGTGATTGGTAGCGAACTGCAAAGTAAATATCCTGAGATCGAATGTTATACAAGGTATTATAATCAGAACTATATGGTAGAAATTCCTCATCAGGAAAAAATCCTGATGCAAACAGCTCTGATCGATTCTTCATTTTTCCGGAGTTGTTTTACTTCTGTCTGGGATTGGCGTAAGCGGTAGGCAGACAAAAGGGTCGCTATCAGTTTGGCATTATCCCAGGGTTTGACGACAAAGTCGGTAGCCCCTTCTTTCACTGTTTTTACGGCCAGTTCGATGTCTGCATAAGCTGTAAATAGGACGACCGGTAGATCGTTGCTTATTTTCCGTATTTCTCCCAGCCAGAAAATACCTTCGTTTCCATTATTTATACCACTGGAAAAATTCATGTCCAACAATACGACATCGATATTTTCCGTTTCCAGCATCGCAGGAATCCGGTTGGGATTACTGATGGTGATCACTTTTTTAAAAGTGCCGCTGAGCAGCATATCGATGGCTGCCAATACACCTTTATTGTCGTCAACAATGAGGATGGTACCTTGTTTTGTCATATGGAAAATTATAGCTATGCAAATATAATAATTATCGACCGGCCTGACTTCCCTAAAAGAATAAAGATAATGAACTCCGGAAGTTTTTCCTGTTCTCCCGGAGGTTGTTTATAGAAAGGGCCGTTGCTTTAATCTTTCACACCACAAGTTTCGGTGACGATCTGCCCGTCGAAAAGATTGATTACCCGATGAGCATAGGAGGCATCGTGCTGGGAGTGAGTCACCATTATGATGGTCGTACCTTCCTGATTCAATTCGGTCAGTAGGTTCATCACTTCCGTACCGTTACGTGAATCCAGGTTACCCGTCGGTTCGTCGGCCAGGATTAATTTGGGACTTGCTACTACGGCACGGGCAATGGCTACACGTTGTTGCTGTCCGCCGGATAATTGCTGCGGAAAGTGCTTGGCCCGGTGGCTGATGTTCATCCGGTCGAGAATATGGGATACAATCTCTTTCTTTTCACTGGCTTTCTTCTTCAGATAGATCAAAGGCAGTTCGACATTTTCATATACATTCAGTTCGTCGATCAGATTGAAACTCTGGAATACGAAACCGATATTTCCTTTACGTACCTG
Coding sequences within it:
- a CDS encoding alpha/beta hydrolase; this translates as MMKRRYMIPLLILVVLGIAYWAGPRLPRTELNTDLPDLPVGIDRISEYVQDREARLPVKPDNQGIILWGDSVAQPTTYVLLYLHGFTASRFEGQPIISDFVKEFRVNAYLPRLAAHGLQGTEAMLGMTPANLYNSAKEALVIAHKLGKKVIIMGTSTGCTLALMLAADFPRLVDALILYSPNIKIKNPMAPLLSGPWGLQISRAVHGGKYAVSDDPADSEDCKYWYCKYRLEAQVYLQQLLDMRMNRREFEKVSQPVFLGYYYKDSDHQDETIEVKAALNMFDELGTPKDEKRAVAFPNAGVHVIACGLSSKAIPEVRQQTFDFARQVLGMK
- a CDS encoding ABC transporter permease, coding for MIDIKLFVRNLIHNKLYFAITVLGFAIALTFVLVLSVYIRQELSVDQFHQNKDRIYRVVDEEGSYWGAVIGSELQSKYPEIECYTRYYNQNYMVEIPHQEKILMQTALIDSSFFRSCFTSVWDWRKR
- a CDS encoding ABC transporter ATP-binding protein yields the protein MIKIENLSKVFRTEEVETTALNNVSLEVKKGEFVAIMGPSGCGKSTLLNIIGLLDNPTDGKYYFDGEEVGHLKEKQRTQVRKGNIGFVFQSFNLIDELNVYENVELPLIYLKKKASEKKEIVSHILDRMNISHRAKHFPQQLSGGQQQRVAIARAVVASPKLILADEPTGNLDSRNGTEVMNLLTELNQEGTTIIMVTHSQHDASYAHRVINLFDGQIVTETCGVKD